One stretch of Lachnospiraceae bacterium oral taxon 096 DNA includes these proteins:
- a CDS encoding N-acetylmuramoyl-L-alanine amidase family protein, with the protein MKKKWLILAVTMAMTVAQANTAMASIWIKDKTGWWYQHNNGSYTKGNWEKIRDRWYYFNSKGYLTTGWQEIKGVWYYLKPGGPMATGWQNIDNKWYYFHSSGRMAANGWVSGKYYMGSDGAMLTNTKTPDGYQVGADGKWVDAKK; encoded by the coding sequence ATGAAAAAAAAGTGGTTGATTTTGGCTGTGACCATGGCTATGACTGTGGCACAGGCCAACACAGCAATGGCAAGCATTTGGATTAAGGATAAGACAGGTTGGTGGTACCAGCACAACAATGGCTCTTATACAAAGGGAAATTGGGAAAAAATTCGTGACCGCTGGTACTATTTTAATAGCAAGGGATATTTGACCACAGGTTGGCAGGAGATCAAAGGAGTTTGGTATTATTTAAAACCAGGCGGTCCGATGGCGACAGGTTGGCAAAATATTGATAATAAGTGGTATTATTTCCACTCTAGTGGTCGCATGGCTGCCAATGGTTGGGTCAGTGGAAAATACTACATGGGCAGTGATGGTGCAATGTTGACCAATACAAAGACACCAGATGGTTACCAAGTTGGTGCAGACGGCAAGTGGGTTGACGCAAAAAAATAG
- a CDS encoding NusG domain II-containing protein: MKKLRRNEILFGLVLIAICLVWLGVRGLGKKKADVAILTYGDHIVERLPLDKDDDFYAESNGYKIHIQIKNHRAGFVDSTCPDHICEHYGMLGDDGDIAVCLPAKATLSIQKKS, encoded by the coding sequence ATGAAGAAGCTTCGGAGAAATGAAATTTTGTTTGGGCTTGTGCTCATTGCCATTTGTCTAGTGTGGCTTGGTGTGCGCGGGCTTGGAAAAAAGAAGGCAGATGTTGCAATTTTGACCTATGGCGACCACATTGTAGAGCGGTTGCCACTGGATAAGGATGATGACTTTTATGCCGAGAGCAACGGTTATAAAATTCATATTCAAATTAAAAATCACCGAGCAGGATTTGTTGACAGCACCTGTCCAGATCATATCTGTGAGCACTATGGAATGCTTGGAGATGATGGAGATATTGCGGTCTGTCTGCCAGCAAAGGCGACATTGAGTATTCAAAAGAAATCATAA
- the fumC gene encoding class II fumarate hydratase, which translates to MQYRIEHDTMGEVKVPSHHLWGAQTQRSFENFAIGIEKMPSEIIKAFGILKKAAAIANHDLQKLNDQRFSYICTACDEIISGELAHEFPLAVWQTGSGTQSNMNVNEVIAHRANQLAEETLIQPNDHANMSQSSNDTFPTAMHIAAVTEIEDQLLPAIDKLINTFLRLEEENQGIVKSGRTHLQDATPIAFSQEISGWRSSLERDKELIRMSLQPLRELALGATAVGTGLNAPAGFDQAVARAVSVLTGKEFITARNKFHALTSKDELVFSHGALKALACDLLKIANDIRFLASGPRCGLGEIFIPENEPGSSIMPGKVNPTQCEAVTMVAIQVMGNDTTIGIGASQGNFELNVFMPVIIYNFLQSVRLLSDVILSFEKNCCRGIRANKDKMQNNLHRSLMLVTCLNPYIGYENAAKTAKLAYKENISLKEACVQLGFLSEEKFDEVFLPEKMI; encoded by the coding sequence ATGCAATATCGAATTGAACACGACACAATGGGCGAAGTCAAAGTTCCTTCTCATCATCTCTGGGGAGCACAGACACAAAGAAGCTTTGAAAATTTTGCCATTGGAATCGAAAAAATGCCATCTGAAATCATCAAGGCCTTTGGTATTTTAAAAAAAGCTGCTGCCATTGCCAATCACGACTTACAAAAATTAAATGACCAACGTTTTTCCTATATTTGCACTGCCTGTGATGAAATCATTTCTGGAGAACTTGCGCATGAATTTCCTCTTGCGGTGTGGCAAACAGGATCAGGTACACAGAGCAATATGAATGTCAACGAAGTTATTGCTCATCGTGCCAATCAATTGGCTGAGGAGACGCTCATCCAACCCAATGACCACGCCAATATGTCCCAAAGCTCTAATGACACCTTTCCAACGGCCATGCACATCGCAGCAGTCACAGAAATCGAAGATCAACTTCTTCCTGCTATTGACAAATTAATCAACACATTCCTTCGATTAGAAGAGGAAAATCAAGGTATTGTCAAATCTGGGCGAACTCACCTTCAAGATGCCACACCGATTGCTTTTTCTCAAGAAATCAGTGGCTGGAGAAGCTCTCTTGAGCGAGATAAAGAACTCATCCGTATGAGCCTCCAACCACTGCGAGAACTCGCCCTCGGTGCAACTGCTGTTGGCACAGGTCTAAATGCACCAGCAGGATTTGACCAAGCTGTAGCCAGAGCTGTCTCTGTGCTTACAGGCAAGGAATTTATCACCGCAAGAAATAAATTTCACGCCCTCACTTCAAAAGATGAGCTGGTCTTTTCTCACGGTGCCCTCAAGGCACTGGCCTGTGACTTACTAAAAATTGCCAATGATATTCGCTTTTTGGCCAGTGGACCTCGATGTGGTCTTGGTGAAATTTTTATTCCAGAAAATGAGCCTGGAAGCTCCATTATGCCTGGAAAAGTCAATCCAACACAATGTGAAGCAGTAACGATGGTTGCCATTCAGGTCATGGGCAATGATACGACCATTGGCATTGGTGCTAGCCAAGGAAATTTCGAGCTCAATGTCTTTATGCCCGTCATCATCTATAACTTCCTTCAATCTGTGCGACTATTGAGCGATGTCATTCTCTCCTTTGAGAAAAATTGTTGCAGGGGCATCCGGGCCAATAAAGACAAGATGCAGAACAATCTTCATCGCTCATTGATGTTAGTCACCTGCTTAAATCCCTATATTGGATATGAAAATGCTGCGAAAACGGCAAAACTTGCCTATAAAGAAAATATTTCCCTAAAAGAAGCCTGTGTTCAACTTGGATTTTTAAGTGAAGAAAAATTCGATGAAGTCTTTTTACCTGAAAAAATGATTTAA
- a CDS encoding helix-turn-helix transcriptional regulator, which translates to MENIVLAEGMNLLYARLHGKHFSYREKETRNLAIFYCLQGRMEWLDGDCICSIEMGDLWIKELEVGEEIDLRLPLGSGKTLAYLLNIENMETFFKHLPKELSLSGDCIKDIRGQFLKKKSWAHIKTNETIRAIWQPLKDQNHWKSLGMLKCLELLVYLRHTHQVEETKKKYFYRGQIEKVKGIHDQLVGHLGQRFTIEKLARENDISMTTLKDCFKYLFGAPIDTYMRRYRIHMACERLKNTKDAIADIAEEVGYESPSRFSAAFKRIVGMKPSEYRKQ; encoded by the coding sequence ATGGAAAATATTGTGCTTGCAGAGGGGATGAACTTACTCTACGCTCGCTTGCACGGGAAACATTTCTCTTATAGGGAAAAGGAAACGAGGAACTTAGCCATATTCTACTGCCTACAGGGGCGAATGGAATGGCTGGATGGAGATTGCATCTGTAGCATCGAAATGGGCGATTTATGGATAAAAGAATTGGAAGTTGGAGAAGAAATTGATTTGCGGCTTCCATTGGGCAGTGGAAAAACGCTAGCATATTTATTGAATATTGAAAATATGGAAACATTTTTTAAACACTTGCCAAAGGAACTTTCTTTATCTGGAGATTGTATCAAGGACATTCGGGGGCAGTTTTTGAAAAAAAAGAGCTGGGCACATATCAAGACAAATGAGACAATCCGTGCGATTTGGCAGCCATTGAAAGATCAGAATCATTGGAAGAGCCTTGGAATGCTAAAATGTCTGGAACTTTTGGTCTATCTTCGTCATACACACCAAGTGGAAGAAACAAAAAAGAAATATTTTTATAGGGGACAGATAGAAAAGGTAAAGGGCATTCACGATCAATTGGTTGGCCATCTGGGACAGAGATTTACTATAGAAAAGTTAGCTAGGGAAAATGATATCTCAATGACAACATTAAAGGATTGCTTTAAATATCTTTTTGGGGCACCAATTGATACCTATATGCGCAGATATCGAATTCATATGGCCTGTGAGCGATTAAAAAATACAAAAGATGCGATTGCAGATATTGCGGAGGAAGTAGGATATGAGAGTCCCAGTCGCTTTTCGGCGGCCTTTAAGCGGATTGTTGGGATGAAGCCAAGTGAATACAGAAAACAATAA
- a CDS encoding heavy metal translocating P-type ATPase: MKCKILHESKGRIRLHMAQKQMTLRQADMLLYYLEANENVLQATVYERTADAILHYKEGSRDKVLQALSKFSYADEKVAALVPEKTGRALTREYKEKLVMMVATKFARDLFLPMPIRTVLLVAHAIKYVWKGIKCLLRGKLEVEVLDALSIGISIVRADYSTAGSVMFLLGIGELLEEWTHKKSVDDLARSMALNVDKVWLKTENGDVLVPIGQIKAKDLITVHTGNVIAIDGKVVSGEAMVNQASLTGESVPVAKREGSYAYAGTVVEEGEIVIEAEQEVGHGRYDKVVQMIEDSEKLKSNTESKFARLADKLVPYSLAGTALTYLLTRNVTRALSVLMVDFSCALKLSMPLAVLSAMREAGKYNATVKGGKFLEAIAQADTIVFDKTGTLTFACPTVAKVIPCEKRDANEMLKIAACLEEHFPHSMANAVVKKAADMGISHKEMHSEVEYVVAHGIASKINKQRVVIGSAHFVFDDEHVKVSKADEKILDALEPRYSHLYLAIAGKLAAIIAIADPLRPEAKDVLAQLKELGIKKTVMMTGDNAQTAQAIAGEVGVDEFHAEVLPEDKAALVEQRKAAGHTVIMIGDGINDSPALSAADCGIAIGAGAAIAREISDVTIAAESLEELVMLKRLANLMMKRVHNNHHFVIGFNGALILLGTMGILQPTVSALLHNASTLGVSLVSMTNLIEN; the protein is encoded by the coding sequence ATGAAATGTAAAATCTTACACGAGAGTAAGGGAAGAATCCGCTTGCATATGGCGCAAAAGCAAATGACGCTAAGGCAGGCGGATATGCTTTTATATTACTTAGAGGCAAATGAAAATGTTTTACAGGCCACAGTCTATGAGAGAACGGCAGATGCGATTCTCCATTACAAAGAAGGAAGTCGCGATAAAGTTTTACAAGCACTGTCAAAGTTTAGTTATGCCGATGAAAAGGTAGCGGCCCTTGTTCCAGAAAAGACAGGAAGGGCGCTGACGAGGGAATATAAAGAAAAGCTGGTCATGATGGTGGCTACAAAGTTTGCAAGGGATTTATTTCTCCCAATGCCAATCAGGACGGTTTTGTTGGTTGCTCATGCCATTAAATATGTCTGGAAGGGAATAAAATGCTTGTTAAGAGGAAAGTTAGAAGTCGAGGTTCTCGATGCACTTTCCATTGGTATTTCTATTGTGCGAGCAGATTATTCTACCGCAGGTTCTGTGATGTTTTTACTTGGTATTGGAGAGTTACTTGAGGAATGGACACACAAAAAGTCCGTCGATGACTTGGCAAGAAGTATGGCTTTAAATGTCGACAAGGTTTGGCTAAAGACAGAAAATGGTGATGTTTTAGTTCCAATTGGACAGATTAAGGCAAAGGATCTCATTACAGTTCATACAGGAAATGTCATTGCCATTGATGGAAAGGTTGTCAGCGGAGAAGCCATGGTCAATCAGGCTTCACTCACTGGAGAATCTGTCCCAGTGGCAAAGCGAGAGGGCTCTTATGCCTATGCAGGAACTGTGGTTGAAGAGGGCGAAATTGTCATCGAGGCCGAGCAAGAAGTTGGCCATGGTCGCTATGACAAAGTAGTTCAGATGATTGAGGATTCAGAAAAGTTAAAGTCAAATACAGAGAGTAAGTTTGCAAGATTGGCGGATAAGCTTGTGCCATATTCATTGGCAGGAACAGCTTTGACCTATCTGTTGACAAGAAATGTGACTCGTGCACTTTCTGTATTGATGGTTGATTTTTCTTGTGCACTCAAGCTTTCTATGCCACTTGCGGTACTTTCGGCGATGAGAGAGGCTGGAAAGTACAATGCCACAGTAAAGGGTGGAAAGTTTTTGGAGGCCATTGCTCAGGCAGATACCATTGTCTTTGACAAGACAGGTACATTGACTTTTGCATGTCCAACCGTGGCAAAGGTTATTCCTTGTGAAAAGAGAGATGCCAATGAGATGCTAAAAATTGCAGCATGTCTGGAAGAGCATTTCCCACATTCTATGGCCAATGCAGTTGTCAAAAAGGCAGCAGATATGGGAATTTCTCACAAAGAAATGCATTCTGAGGTCGAGTATGTCGTGGCACATGGAATTGCAAGCAAAATTAATAAGCAAAGAGTAGTGATTGGAAGTGCTCATTTTGTATTTGATGATGAGCATGTCAAAGTTTCTAAGGCAGATGAAAAGATCTTGGATGCACTGGAGCCAAGATATTCGCATCTATATTTGGCAATTGCAGGAAAACTTGCTGCGATTATTGCCATTGCGGATCCACTTCGCCCAGAGGCAAAGGATGTGCTTGCTCAGTTGAAGGAGCTTGGCATTAAAAAGACAGTAATGATGACAGGAGATAATGCTCAGACAGCACAGGCGATTGCAGGGGAAGTTGGCGTAGATGAGTTCCATGCAGAAGTTTTGCCAGAGGACAAGGCCGCACTTGTGGAGCAGAGAAAGGCCGCAGGACATACGGTAATTATGATTGGCGATGGCATCAACGATTCGCCAGCACTTTCGGCAGCAGATTGTGGTATTGCTATTGGTGCTGGAGCAGCCATTGCAAGAGAGATTTCTGATGTCACCATTGCAGCAGAAAGCCTTGAGGAGCTTGTCATGCTAAAGCGGTTGGCCAATTTAATGATGAAGAGAGTTCATAATAATCATCACTTTGTCATTGGATTTAATGGAGCATTGATTCTACTTGGAACCATGGGCATATTACAGCCAACAGTGTCAGCGCTACTGCATAATGCTTCAACGCTGGGTGTATCTTTGGTAAGTATGACCAATTTAATAGAAAACTAA
- a CDS encoding FeoB-associated Cys-rich membrane protein, with protein MATAIVGLIVLACAGGAGFVIYQDKKHGKHSCGGNCGGCSGSCGSCHSACHTDHSK; from the coding sequence ATGGCTACTGCAATTGTTGGACTCATTGTTCTTGCCTGTGCAGGTGGTGCAGGTTTTGTAATCTACCAAGACAAGAAACACGGTAAACATTCTTGTGGTGGAAATTGTGGTGGCTGTAGCGGAAGTTGTGGCAGTTGCCATTCCGCTTGCCATACAGATCATTCAAAATAA
- the feoB gene encoding ferrous iron transport protein B, whose product MKYTIALAGNPNTGKTTLFNSLTGSNQYVGNWPGVTVEKKEGKLKGHKDITIADLPGIYSLSPYTLEEVVARNYLLNEKPNAIINIIDGTNLERNLYLTTQILELGIPVVIAVNMADVIAKSGDILDFDNLSKTLGCPVVEISALKSTGIDNLVAKAVAAAQSGATLKSLHDFDPKIEDALKKIGDSLTQVSEATRRWYAIKIFERDEKILNQLSLPDSQMKTFEGIIAAVEKEQDDDAESIITTERYSYIAKIIDRCYKKRNKNKVTLSDKIDRIVTNRILALPIFAIIMFVVYYISISNIGKTISDWINDTLFGEIVQPGVSDFLTNIGCAKWLIGLVSDGIIAGVGSVIGFLPQMLLLFFFLAFLEGCGYMARIAFVMDRIFRKFGLSGKSFIPILVGTGCGVPGVMASRTIESEHDRRMTVMTTTFIPCSAKVPVIALIAGSLFNGAAWVGPSAYFVGMAAIIISGIMLKKTALFAGDTTPFVIELPPYHMPTAGSIFRSMLERSTSFIKKAGTIILLASILIWLLSNFSFAGGSFGMTDDMDSSILAAVGGVIAHIFKPLGFGDWKFASAAITGLIAKENVVNTFGVLFHSSAEDLVDNSQPIWAALQAAITPLAAYSFLVFNLLCAPCFAAIGAIKREMSSGKWTLIAIGYECIFAYVISLIIYQLGIVFTGAAGFSIGTAVAIILIALIIFQLVRPAKPTAKSTAKNHRSVVE is encoded by the coding sequence ATGAAGTACACGATTGCTCTTGCCGGTAACCCAAATACTGGTAAGACTACACTATTTAACTCCCTCACGGGATCAAATCAATATGTCGGCAACTGGCCCGGCGTAACGGTGGAGAAGAAAGAAGGTAAATTAAAAGGTCATAAGGACATTACCATTGCCGATTTACCAGGTATCTATTCTCTTTCTCCATACACACTTGAGGAAGTAGTTGCAAGAAATTATCTCTTAAATGAAAAACCAAATGCTATTATCAATATTATTGATGGTACAAACCTAGAAAGAAACTTGTATCTAACTACTCAGATTCTTGAACTTGGCATTCCAGTCGTTATCGCAGTGAATATGGCCGATGTCATTGCAAAAAGTGGCGATATTCTCGACTTTGACAATCTATCAAAGACATTGGGTTGCCCAGTGGTTGAAATTTCTGCTCTAAAGAGTACGGGAATTGACAATCTTGTGGCCAAGGCCGTTGCAGCTGCACAATCTGGAGCTACTTTAAAGTCTCTCCATGACTTCGATCCAAAAATCGAAGATGCACTAAAGAAAATTGGTGATTCCTTGACACAGGTTTCTGAAGCAACAAGACGCTGGTATGCTATCAAGATCTTTGAGAGAGATGAGAAGATACTCAATCAACTTTCTCTCCCTGATAGCCAGATGAAGACCTTTGAAGGCATTATTGCTGCAGTAGAGAAAGAGCAAGATGATGATGCAGAGAGTATTATCACAACCGAACGCTATTCCTATATCGCAAAGATTATTGATCGTTGCTACAAAAAGCGCAATAAGAATAAGGTGACACTCTCTGATAAAATTGACCGCATTGTCACGAATCGTATTTTGGCATTGCCAATCTTTGCCATCATTATGTTCGTTGTTTACTATATTTCCATATCAAATATTGGTAAAACCATCAGTGACTGGATCAATGATACTCTTTTCGGTGAAATTGTTCAGCCAGGTGTGAGTGACTTCTTGACAAATATTGGTTGTGCAAAATGGCTCATTGGCCTAGTTTCAGATGGTATTATCGCTGGTGTTGGATCTGTTATTGGATTCCTTCCACAGATGTTACTTCTTTTCTTTTTCCTCGCCTTCCTTGAGGGCTGTGGATATATGGCCAGAATTGCCTTTGTTATGGATAGAATTTTTAGAAAGTTTGGTCTTTCAGGAAAGAGTTTTATTCCTATCCTTGTTGGTACAGGTTGTGGTGTTCCTGGAGTTATGGCATCAAGAACAATTGAGAGCGAGCATGATCGTCGAATGACAGTTATGACAACTACTTTCATTCCTTGTTCTGCAAAGGTTCCAGTTATCGCATTGATTGCTGGTTCACTCTTTAATGGTGCTGCTTGGGTTGGACCAAGTGCCTACTTTGTTGGTATGGCTGCCATCATCATTTCTGGTATTATGTTAAAAAAGACAGCTCTATTTGCTGGGGATACAACTCCATTTGTTATCGAGCTTCCACCTTATCATATGCCAACCGCTGGTAGTATTTTTCGCTCCATGCTTGAGCGTTCTACAAGTTTTATCAAAAAGGCGGGAACCATTATTCTTTTGGCATCTATCTTAATTTGGTTATTGTCAAACTTCAGCTTTGCTGGTGGTTCATTCGGAATGACAGATGACATGGATTCTAGTATTTTGGCTGCTGTTGGTGGTGTTATTGCCCATATCTTTAAGCCTCTTGGCTTTGGAGACTGGAAGTTTGCCTCTGCAGCCATTACTGGTCTTATTGCAAAGGAGAATGTAGTCAATACCTTTGGTGTTCTCTTCCACTCCAGTGCAGAAGACCTTGTTGATAACAGCCAGCCAATTTGGGCTGCATTGCAAGCAGCAATCACTCCATTAGCTGCCTATTCATTCTTAGTATTTAATCTTTTATGTGCACCTTGCTTTGCAGCCATCGGTGCCATTAAGAGAGAGATGAGCTCTGGAAAGTGGACTTTGATTGCCATTGGTTATGAATGTATCTTTGCCTATGTTATTTCATTAATTATTTATCAATTAGGTATCGTCTTTACTGGTGCTGCAGGATTCAGCATTGGAACAGCAGTTGCTATCATCTTGATTGCACTGATTATCTTCCAGCTTGTTCGCCCTGCAAAGCCAACAGCAAAATCCACAGCAAAGAATCATCGTTCTGTGGTTGAATAG
- a CDS encoding ferrous iron transport protein A, with the protein MKNLREAKIGETVTVVKLRGEGAVKRRIMDMGLTKGATVYIRKVAPLGDPIEVTVRGYELSLRKADAELIDVE; encoded by the coding sequence ATGAAAAATCTAAGAGAAGCCAAAATTGGCGAAACCGTCACTGTGGTCAAACTCCGCGGTGAGGGTGCTGTAAAGAGAAGAATTATGGATATGGGACTGACTAAGGGAGCAACTGTCTATATTCGCAAGGTAGCACCACTAGGTGATCCTATTGAAGTAACAGTTAGAGGATATGAGCTTTCTTTGAGAAAAGCAGATGCAGAACTTATTGACGTAGAATAG
- a CDS encoding TetM/TetW/TetO/TetS family tetracycline resistance ribosomal protection protein produces MGRKMRQNIGILAAVDSGKTTLAEAILYQSGTVKKMGRVDNQDAFLDHFALERARGITIFSKQAIFHWKDWEINLLDTPGHIDFSAEMERTLTVLDYAILVISGASGVQGHTKTLWKLLRRYHIPTFIFVNKLDQNGVEKENVYAELRRKLSGNIVDFQAEKEEWLDELSMCSEEMMEATLEEREITKEMISFAIAREELFPCYFGSALKLMGVEILLDAITEYAIEKEYPEEFGAIVYKITRDFQGTRLTHIKVTGGEVKNKMVIGEEKVNQIRIYNGIRFESVSDVGAGTVCALVGLNHTYVGQSLGEDHTAIPKVLEPVLSYEMILPEDIVPNMVMPKLKEMAEEFPELQLQWDEKAQSIRVKLMGAVQIEILQNLFKERMDMDVTFSEGRIAYKETIQLSAEGIGHFEPLRHYAEVHLLLEPLPRGSGLIFSSKVSSDMLAVNWQNLILTHLKEREHKGVLIGAPVTDMRMTIVAGRAHNKHTEGGDFRQATYRAVRQGLMQTESILLEPYYEFRLEIPVVNLGRALNDLNAMFAKFDPPETEGEMASVVGVAPVACIQNYQADLLTYTKGQGHIFLSFDRYDECHNSEEVIANAMYDPELDISSPCGSVFCAHGSGFYVPWYEVPLYRQVDSGLGFFDTKPEDTQEVQVVRSTYDANQANTEELMEIFERTYGKVKPRIGDWDQSTKHHKSTEKEYVYKGTKKVKEYMLVDGYNVIFAWDSLRELAEQNIDAARDRLMDILVNYSSYQKYTLILVFDAYKLKGHTTEIMEYHNIYVVYTKEAETADHYIEKTAHEIGHKYRVTVVTSDGMEQVIIRSAGCILMSSKELFEDVQRVEREIRKEHIESQMSKKNLLFDQLSDEMKQKLEDIRLGK; encoded by the coding sequence ATGGGAAGAAAAATGAGACAAAATATAGGGATATTGGCGGCTGTTGACTCTGGAAAGACGACGCTGGCTGAAGCAATTTTATATCAAAGTGGTACAGTCAAAAAGATGGGAAGGGTGGACAATCAGGATGCCTTTTTGGATCACTTTGCCTTAGAAAGGGCGAGGGGAATTACCATCTTTTCAAAGCAAGCAATCTTTCATTGGAAGGATTGGGAAATCAATTTATTGGATACTCCAGGACATATCGATTTTTCGGCAGAGATGGAGAGAACTTTGACTGTCTTAGACTATGCCATTTTAGTGATTAGTGGTGCAAGTGGCGTGCAGGGGCACACAAAGACGCTGTGGAAATTATTGAGAAGATATCATATTCCCACATTTATTTTTGTAAATAAATTGGATCAAAATGGGGTGGAAAAGGAGAATGTCTATGCTGAATTGAGGAGAAAATTATCAGGAAATATTGTAGATTTTCAGGCAGAAAAAGAAGAGTGGCTGGATGAATTGTCGATGTGCTCGGAAGAGATGATGGAGGCCACTTTAGAGGAGAGAGAGATCACAAAGGAGATGATTTCTTTTGCCATTGCAAGAGAGGAACTCTTTCCCTGCTACTTTGGATCTGCTCTAAAATTGATGGGAGTGGAGATATTGCTCGATGCTATTACAGAGTATGCGATCGAAAAAGAATATCCCGAAGAATTTGGTGCGATTGTATATAAGATTACCAGAGATTTTCAAGGAACTCGTCTGACACATATTAAGGTCACGGGGGGCGAGGTGAAAAATAAAATGGTGATTGGCGAGGAAAAGGTCAATCAAATTCGAATCTATAATGGTATAAGATTTGAAAGTGTGTCCGATGTTGGTGCGGGTACAGTCTGTGCACTGGTGGGTTTAAATCACACCTATGTTGGGCAGAGCTTGGGAGAGGACCACACCGCTATACCAAAGGTTTTAGAGCCAGTGCTCAGCTATGAAATGATTTTGCCAGAAGATATTGTCCCCAATATGGTGATGCCAAAGCTTAAGGAGATGGCAGAGGAGTTTCCAGAATTACAATTGCAATGGGATGAGAAGGCACAGAGTATTCGTGTCAAATTGATGGGAGCAGTGCAAATTGAAATTTTACAAAACCTTTTCAAAGAGCGAATGGATATGGATGTGACTTTTTCAGAGGGAAGGATTGCCTATAAGGAGACTATTCAGCTGAGTGCAGAGGGAATTGGACATTTTGAGCCATTACGTCACTATGCGGAAGTTCATCTTTTGCTCGAGCCACTGCCTAGGGGAAGTGGGTTAATCTTTTCATCCAAGGTTTCTTCGGATATGTTGGCTGTAAATTGGCAAAATCTCATTTTGACACATTTAAAGGAAAGGGAACATAAAGGAGTATTAATTGGAGCTCCCGTCACGGATATGCGTATGACAATTGTGGCAGGAAGGGCACATAATAAGCACACAGAAGGTGGAGATTTTCGTCAAGCGACTTATCGAGCTGTGCGTCAGGGCTTGATGCAGACAGAAAGTATTTTGCTGGAGCCCTATTATGAATTTCGCCTAGAGATTCCAGTAGTCAATCTTGGAAGAGCACTCAATGATTTAAATGCCATGTTTGCCAAATTTGATCCGCCAGAGACAGAAGGGGAGATGGCCAGTGTTGTGGGGGTGGCTCCCGTTGCTTGTATACAAAATTATCAGGCTGACCTTTTGACTTATACTAAGGGACAGGGACATATTTTTCTTTCTTTTGATCGCTATGATGAGTGTCACAATAGTGAGGAAGTGATAGCCAATGCGATGTATGATCCAGAACTAGACATTTCAAGTCCCTGCGGATCAGTTTTTTGTGCCCATGGCAGTGGTTTTTATGTGCCTTGGTATGAGGTTCCACTCTATCGACAAGTGGACAGTGGCTTGGGATTTTTTGATACAAAACCAGAAGACACTCAAGAAGTTCAAGTGGTTCGATCCACCTATGACGCCAATCAGGCCAACACTGAGGAATTGATGGAAATTTTTGAGCGAACCTATGGAAAGGTCAAACCAAGGATTGGTGATTGGGATCAATCGACCAAGCATCATAAGAGCACAGAAAAGGAATATGTCTATAAGGGAACAAAGAAGGTCAAGGAATATATGTTGGTTGATGGCTACAATGTTATCTTTGCTTGGGATAGCTTGAGAGAACTGGCCGAACAGAACATTGATGCAGCTAGGGACCGCCTAATGGATATTTTGGTCAATTATTCATCTTATCAAAAGTACACTTTAATTTTGGTCTTTGATGCCTATAAGCTAAAGGGACATACAACAGAGATTATGGAATATCACAATATCTATGTTGTCTACACCAAGGAGGCAGAGACTGCAGACCACTATATTGAAAAGACGGCCCATGAGATTGGACATAAGTACCGAGTGACGGTAGTCACCTCGGATGGAATGGAGCAGGTGATTATTCGCAGTGCAGGATGTATATTGATGTCTTCAAAGGAATTATTTGAAGATGTGCAGAGAGTGGAGAGAGAAATCCGAAAGGAACATATTGAAAGCCAGATGAGCAAGAAAAATTTGCTCTTTGATCAGCTTTCAGATGAAATGAAGCAAAAATTAGAGGATATTCGATTGGGAAAATAG
- a CDS encoding ferrous iron transport protein A, giving the protein MPLLMAKLGEVYTITRVSGTEEMRLHLNNLGFVVDGQISVVSELDGNLIVNVKGSRIGISREMAAKIMIR; this is encoded by the coding sequence ATGCCATTGTTAATGGCAAAGCTTGGCGAGGTGTATACCATTACTCGAGTTTCAGGCACAGAAGAAATGCGATTGCATTTAAACAATTTGGGTTTCGTTGTTGACGGACAAATCAGCGTTGTCAGTGAACTTGACGGAAACTTGATTGTCAATGTCAAGGGCTCACGTATTGGAATTAGCCGAGAAATGGCTGCCAAAATTATGATCCGCTAG